From Catharus ustulatus isolate bCatUst1 chromosome 6, bCatUst1.pri.v2, whole genome shotgun sequence, a single genomic window includes:
- the PCNX4 gene encoding pecanex-like protein 4 isoform X1 has product MGPDVPLLNDYKQEFFLKRFPQTVLGGPRLKLGYCAPPYIYVNQIILFLTPWLWGGVGTLLYQLGVMKDFCSAALSGGLMFVTALALQMTNLYAKQKTVTVERMQIQNTLTDEDEFEFSSCVGSETVKFIIPGKKYIINTVFHSLLAGLLCGLGTWYLLPNRITLLYSNFGGTVVIFVFGWVTICIGEYSLIINTATETATFQALDTYEITALMRPFYIFVFIAVDLAHRFAVNTPILEQTNQILHILFLFLPFLWAMGILPPLDALFLWGMEQLLEFGLGGSPMSSNTKLLVMFVISAGTAIASYFIPSPLGVILFMTGFGFILSLNLSEIWFAFKHTMISHLASSKSKNTHRGLRMQFGWREFIFYVTVLTFALTEASLLHQFAASSSFSQASPQAIASYILILLLVIMWILREIQRVYLFGVFRNPFYPKDVRTVAVFMEKQRRLMKVGVVRRILLTLVSPFAMIAFLSLDHSLQNPHSVSVSIGFTRIFRMVWQNTENALLDMVVVSAAQMLVFNPDLWWNRSLDTGIKLLLVGLLRDRLLQFLSKLHFAIAILLTSWTEKKQRRRSSAALIALNVAFFPVLLALVAVSALLSSPLLPLFTLPVFLVGFPRPLRSWPGPVGGSACVCSDTVYYRQLVPGLAAALQSALAAGGLGLSLPGSHYLCRFQDRLMWILVLEKGFTYCGVNIKGLELQETSCHAAEAHRVDEIFEMAFEHQEHTRILSPNPHFGHILTPCTVVPVRLYSDARNVLSGIIDSHEHLKHLKDDFVKVLVWMLVQYCYKKSKTWESPGSANKSKQGSFPENQRGGAVKGSRALREEDSFSVDTVEGWTDDSDIFDFELSSRTRDRKEPEQLGLTPKVHLSIPGSVETQSQDFIPEMLPEDKLNRTVVLGLPAVDKGKQPEVLPRVEFSCSYSELLSIPEEWRTAPVPSSKVSEMRQRFPEEWYHFVLSQLDFFHLKEKPSSLLTDLMKDKALKDLYIHGVLSCCFGLFGLDNAVPAPRHVFRAYTGGIPWSAGLDWLTGKPELFQLALKAFRYTFKLMLDKASLGPVENFKELVNYLEEYESDWYIGLVSDLEWQQAVLQEKPYLFSLGHDPSMGIYTGRVLTLQELLVQVGKLNAEAVRGQWANLSWELLYATNDDEERYSIQAHPALLRNLTVQAADPPLGYPVYSSQLLQLPLF; this is encoded by the exons ATGGGGCCAGATGTACCCCTGCTCAATGACTACAAACAGGAGTTCTTCTTGAAGCGCTTCCCTCAGACTGTGCTGGGAGGTCCCCGCCTCAAATTAGGCTACTGTGCCCCTCCTTACATCTATGTGAACCAGATCATCCTTTTCCTGACACCATGGCTTTGGGGAGGAGTGGGAACACTCCTGTACCAGCTGGGAGTGATGAAGGACTTCTGCAGCGCAGCGCTGTCGGGGGGACTCATGTTTGTTACTGCACTTGCCCTTCAGATGACAAACCTCtatgcaaagcagaaaacagtgACAGTAGAAAGAATGCAAATTCAGAATACCCTGACAGATGAAGATGAGTTTGAATTTTCCAGCTGTGTAGGTTCAGAGACAGTAAAATTTATTATTCCTGGCAAGAAGTACATAATCAACACTGTATTCCATTCCCTTCTGGCAGGGCTATTGTGTGGGCTGGGAACTTGGTATTTGCTGCCTAACAGAATAACCTTGTTATACAGCAACTTTGGAGGAACTGTTGTGATCTTTGTGTTTGGATGGGTGACCATATGTATTGGAGAGTATTCATTAATCATAAACACAGCCACCGAAACAGCCACTTTCCAAGCACTGGATACTTATGAAATCACTGCTCTGATGAGACCTTTctacatttttgtctttattgcAGTGGATCTTGCACACAG gtttgCTGTCAACACACCCATTCTAGAACAGACAAACCAGATTTTGCAcatcctgtttctttttctgccattCTTGTGGGCAATGGGAATTCTGCCCCCACTTGATGCACTTTTTCTCTGGGGAATGGAACAACTCTTGGAGTTTGGACTAGGAGGTTCACCTATGTCAAGTAATACAAA GTTGTTAGTAATGTTTGTCATTTCTGCTGGAACAGCAATAGCATCGTATTTCATTCCCAGCCCCCTCGGTGTGATCCTCTTCATGACTGGATTTGGGTTCATACTGAGTCTTAACCTAAGTGAGATTTGGTTTGCCTTCAAACACACCATGATCAGCCATTTAGCCTCCAGCAAAtctaaaaatacacacagaggTCTTAGAATGCAATTTGGGTGGagggaatttattttctatgtgACTGTGTTGACATTTGCTCTCACAGAAGCGAGCCTGCTGCATCAATTTGCAGCTTCCTCATCATTTTCCCAAGCCAGCCCCCAGGCCATAGCAAGTTACATTCTGATCCTACTGCTTGTAATTATGTGGATTCTTAGAGAGATTCAGAGAGTGTACTTGTTTGGAGTCTTCCGAAACCCCTTTTACCCAAAGGATGTCAGGACTGTGGCTGTGTTCATGGAGAAGCAAAGAAGGCTAATGAAAGTTGGTGTTGTCAGGAGGATTTTACTAACACTAG TGTCTCCATTTGCTATGATAGCATTCCTGTCACTTGACCACTCGCTCCAAAACCCGCATTCTGTGTCTGTTTCCATTGGATTCACAAGGATATTTAGGATg GTCTGGCAGAATACAGAAAATGCCTTACTAGACATGGTGGTTGTGTCAGCAGCACAAATGTTGGTGTTTAATCCAGACCTCTGGTGGAACAGGAGCCTTGATACAGGAATCAAACTCTTGCTG gtCGGGCTCCTGCGGGATCGGCTCCTCCAGTTCCTGTCCAAGCTGCACTTTGCCATCGCCATCCTCCTGACATCCTGGACGGAGAAGAAGCAGCGCCGCAGATCCAGCGCCGCCCTGATCGCGCTCAACGTCGCCTTCTtccccgtgctgctggccctggtggccGTGTCAGCGCTGCTTTCCTCGCCCCTGCTGCCTCTCTTCACCCTGCCCGTGTTCCTGGTGGGATTCCCGCGGCCTCTGCGGAGCTGGCCGGGCCCCGTGGGCGGCAGTGCCTGCGTGTGCTCCGACACCGTGTACTACCGGCAGCTGGTGCCCGGCCTGGCCGCAGCGCTGCAGTCCGCGCTGGCAGCTGGAGGCCTGG GTCTCTCTCTGCCTGGGTCGCATTATTTGTGCCGCTTTCAGGACAGGCTGATGTGGATCTTGGTGCTGGAAAAAGGTTTCACATACTGTGGTGTTAACATTAAG GGGCTGGAACTGCAGGAAACATCCTGCCATGCTGCTGAAGCTCACAGGGTGGATGAAATTTTTGAAATGGCCTTTGAACATCAGGAGCACACAAGGATTCTGTCTCCCAATCCCCATTTTGGCCACATCCTGACTCCCTGTACTGTTGTTCCTGTGCGGCTGTATTCTGATGCCAGGAATGTGCTCTCTGGAATAATTGATTCCCATGAGCATTTAAAGCACCTGAAAGATGATTTTGTTAAAGTGCTTGTATGGATGCTTGTCCAGTATTGTTATAAAAAATCAAAGACATGGGAAAGCCCAGGCAGTGCCAACAAGAGCAAACAAGGATCATTTCCAGAAAATCAGCGTGGTGGTGCAGTGAAAGGATCCAGAGCTCTGAGGGAAGAAGACAGCTTTAGTGTTGATACAGTGGAGGGCTGGACTGATGATAGTGACATTTTTGATTTTGAActcagcagcagaacaagagacagaaaagaacCTGAGCAGTTGGGACTGACACCAAAAGTGCACCTGTCTATTCCAGGGTCTGTAGAAACACAGAGCCAAGATTTCATACCAGAAATGTTACCAGAAGATAAATTAAACAGGACTGTAGTGCTTGGGCTGCCTGCTGTGGACAAAGGGAAACAGCCAGAAGTGTTACCTCGTGTAGAATTTAGTTGCTCTtactcagagctgctgagcatccctgaagAATGGAGAACAGCACCAGTGCCTTCTTCCAAAGTCAGTGAAATGAGGCAGAGGTTTCCAGAGGAATGGTATCACTTTGTTCTGAGCCAACTGGACTTTTTTCATCTGAAAGAGAAGCCTTCCAGCTTACTCACAGACCTTATGAAAGATAAAGCTTTGAAAGACCTGTACATCCACGGGGTGCTGTCGTGTTGCTTTGGTCTGTTTGGGCTGGACAACGCCGTGCCTGCCCCTCGCCACGTGTTCAGGGCATACACTGGGGGCATCCCCTGGTCTGCTGGCTTGGACTGGCTGACAGGCAAACCAGAGCTCTTCCAGCTGGCATTGAAAGCATTCag ATACACCTTTAAACTTATGCTGGACAAAGCCAGCCTGGGCCCAGTAGAGAACTTCAAAGAGCTGGTGAATTACCTGGAGGAATACGAAAGCGACTGGTACATTGGGCTGGTGTCAGACCTGGAGTGGCAGCAAGCAGTTCTGCAGGAGAAGCCATACCTGTTCTCACTGGGGCATGACCCAAGCATG GGGATTTACACAGGGCGAGTGctcaccctgcaggagctgttggtCCAGGTGGGAAAGCTCAATGCTGAAGCTGTGAGAGGCCAATGGGCCAACctgtcctgggagctgctctaCGCCACCAACGATGATGAGGAGCGCTACAGCATCCAGGCACACCCGGCCCTGCTGCGCAACCTGACCGTGCAGGCAGCTGACCCTCCCCTGGGCTACCCCGTGTactcctcacagctcctgcagctgcctctctTCTAG
- the DHRS7 gene encoding dehydrogenase/reductase SDR family member 7, with protein MAWGCALCLALAGGALLALLVQLLRWLRADGDLTLLWAERWGKKPEHELRGKVVWVTGASSGIGEELSYQLAKLGALLAISARREDELQRVKKKCLQISSLSENDILVLRLDLTDRSSHEAATNSVLKHFGKIDVLVNNGGRSQRSLFVDTNLDVYSAIIELNYLGTISLTKYVLNHMIQRKKGKIVTVSSVMGIMGAPLATGYCASKHALQGFFNSLRTELTDYPEISVIQICPGPVQSQIIQNVFTENLAKSLENSGDQSHKMPTDRCARLTLVSVANDVQEAWISDHPYLAVCYLWQYAPTWAWWLMNKMGKKRIQNFKSGIDADASYSRKRK; from the exons ATGGCCTGGGGGTGCGCGCTGTGCCTGGCGCTGGCCGGGGGGGCCCTGCTGGCgctgctggtgcagctcctGCGCTGGCTCAGGGCCGACGGGGacctcaccctgctctgggccGAGAGGTGGGGGAAGAAGCCAG AACATGAACTGCGTGGCAAGGTTGTCTGGGTGACAGGAGCCTCAAGTGGCATCGGAGAAGAATTGTCTTACCAGCTGGCAAAGCTGGGAGCCCTGCTTGCCATCTCTGCCAGAAGGGAGGATGAGCTGCAGAGAGTGAAGAAGAAATGCCTTC AGATTAGCAGCCTGAGTGAAAATGATATCCTCGTCCTGCGCCTCGACTTGACTGACAGGTCCTCTCATGAAGCTGCAACCAACAGTGTGCTCAAGCATTTTGGCAAG ATTGATGTTTTGGTCAACAATGGTGGGCGCTCGCAGCGCTCCCTGTTCGTGGACACAAACCTGGATGTCTACAGTGCCATCATTGAGCTCAACTACCTGGGCACCATCTCGCTGACCAAGTATGTCCTGAACCACATGATCCAGAGGAAGAAAGGCAAGATTGTCACTGTGAGCAGTGTGATGGGCATCATGGGAGCTCCTCTTGCCACCGGCTACTGTGCCAGCAAGCACGCTCTGCAG GGATTCTTTAATTCCCTGCGGACCGAGCTGACTGACTACCCTGAGATAAGTGTTATCCAAATCTGCCCAGGGCCTGTGCAGTCCCAGATCATCCAAAATGTCTTCACTGAGAATCTTGCAAAG TCCCTCGAGAACAGCGGGGACCAGTCCCACAAGATGCCCACGGACCGCTGTGCCCGGCTCACCCTGGTGAGCGTGGCCAACGACGTGCAGGAGGCTTGGATCAGCGACCACCCCTACCTGGCCGTGTGCTACCTGTGGCAGTATGCACCCACCTGGGCCTGGTGGCTCATGAACAAGATGGGCAAGAAGAGGATACAGAACTTCAAGAGTGGAATT GATGCTGATGCCTCTTATTCAAGAAAGAGGAAGTAA
- the PCNX4 gene encoding pecanex-like protein 4 isoform X2 has protein sequence MGPDVPLLNDYKQEFFLKRFPQTVLGGPRLKLGYCAPPYIYVNQIILFLTPWLWGGVGTLLYQLGVMKDFCSAALSGGLMFVTALALQMTNLYAKQKTVTVERMQIQNTLTDEDEFEFSSCVGSETVKFIIPGKKYIINTVFHSLLAGLLCGLGTWYLLPNRITLLYSNFGGTVVIFVFGWVTICIGEYSLIINTATETATFQALDTYEITALMRPFYIFVFIAVDLAHRLLVMFVISAGTAIASYFIPSPLGVILFMTGFGFILSLNLSEIWFAFKHTMISHLASSKSKNTHRGLRMQFGWREFIFYVTVLTFALTEASLLHQFAASSSFSQASPQAIASYILILLLVIMWILREIQRVYLFGVFRNPFYPKDVRTVAVFMEKQRRLMKVGVVRRILLTLVSPFAMIAFLSLDHSLQNPHSVSVSIGFTRIFRMVWQNTENALLDMVVVSAAQMLVFNPDLWWNRSLDTGIKLLLVGLLRDRLLQFLSKLHFAIAILLTSWTEKKQRRRSSAALIALNVAFFPVLLALVAVSALLSSPLLPLFTLPVFLVGFPRPLRSWPGPVGGSACVCSDTVYYRQLVPGLAAALQSALAAGGLGLSLPGSHYLCRFQDRLMWILVLEKGFTYCGVNIKGLELQETSCHAAEAHRVDEIFEMAFEHQEHTRILSPNPHFGHILTPCTVVPVRLYSDARNVLSGIIDSHEHLKHLKDDFVKVLVWMLVQYCYKKSKTWESPGSANKSKQGSFPENQRGGAVKGSRALREEDSFSVDTVEGWTDDSDIFDFELSSRTRDRKEPEQLGLTPKVHLSIPGSVETQSQDFIPEMLPEDKLNRTVVLGLPAVDKGKQPEVLPRVEFSCSYSELLSIPEEWRTAPVPSSKVSEMRQRFPEEWYHFVLSQLDFFHLKEKPSSLLTDLMKDKALKDLYIHGVLSCCFGLFGLDNAVPAPRHVFRAYTGGIPWSAGLDWLTGKPELFQLALKAFRYTFKLMLDKASLGPVENFKELVNYLEEYESDWYIGLVSDLEWQQAVLQEKPYLFSLGHDPSMGIYTGRVLTLQELLVQVGKLNAEAVRGQWANLSWELLYATNDDEERYSIQAHPALLRNLTVQAADPPLGYPVYSSQLLQLPLF, from the exons ATGGGGCCAGATGTACCCCTGCTCAATGACTACAAACAGGAGTTCTTCTTGAAGCGCTTCCCTCAGACTGTGCTGGGAGGTCCCCGCCTCAAATTAGGCTACTGTGCCCCTCCTTACATCTATGTGAACCAGATCATCCTTTTCCTGACACCATGGCTTTGGGGAGGAGTGGGAACACTCCTGTACCAGCTGGGAGTGATGAAGGACTTCTGCAGCGCAGCGCTGTCGGGGGGACTCATGTTTGTTACTGCACTTGCCCTTCAGATGACAAACCTCtatgcaaagcagaaaacagtgACAGTAGAAAGAATGCAAATTCAGAATACCCTGACAGATGAAGATGAGTTTGAATTTTCCAGCTGTGTAGGTTCAGAGACAGTAAAATTTATTATTCCTGGCAAGAAGTACATAATCAACACTGTATTCCATTCCCTTCTGGCAGGGCTATTGTGTGGGCTGGGAACTTGGTATTTGCTGCCTAACAGAATAACCTTGTTATACAGCAACTTTGGAGGAACTGTTGTGATCTTTGTGTTTGGATGGGTGACCATATGTATTGGAGAGTATTCATTAATCATAAACACAGCCACCGAAACAGCCACTTTCCAAGCACTGGATACTTATGAAATCACTGCTCTGATGAGACCTTTctacatttttgtctttattgcAGTGGATCTTGCACACAG GTTGTTAGTAATGTTTGTCATTTCTGCTGGAACAGCAATAGCATCGTATTTCATTCCCAGCCCCCTCGGTGTGATCCTCTTCATGACTGGATTTGGGTTCATACTGAGTCTTAACCTAAGTGAGATTTGGTTTGCCTTCAAACACACCATGATCAGCCATTTAGCCTCCAGCAAAtctaaaaatacacacagaggTCTTAGAATGCAATTTGGGTGGagggaatttattttctatgtgACTGTGTTGACATTTGCTCTCACAGAAGCGAGCCTGCTGCATCAATTTGCAGCTTCCTCATCATTTTCCCAAGCCAGCCCCCAGGCCATAGCAAGTTACATTCTGATCCTACTGCTTGTAATTATGTGGATTCTTAGAGAGATTCAGAGAGTGTACTTGTTTGGAGTCTTCCGAAACCCCTTTTACCCAAAGGATGTCAGGACTGTGGCTGTGTTCATGGAGAAGCAAAGAAGGCTAATGAAAGTTGGTGTTGTCAGGAGGATTTTACTAACACTAG TGTCTCCATTTGCTATGATAGCATTCCTGTCACTTGACCACTCGCTCCAAAACCCGCATTCTGTGTCTGTTTCCATTGGATTCACAAGGATATTTAGGATg GTCTGGCAGAATACAGAAAATGCCTTACTAGACATGGTGGTTGTGTCAGCAGCACAAATGTTGGTGTTTAATCCAGACCTCTGGTGGAACAGGAGCCTTGATACAGGAATCAAACTCTTGCTG gtCGGGCTCCTGCGGGATCGGCTCCTCCAGTTCCTGTCCAAGCTGCACTTTGCCATCGCCATCCTCCTGACATCCTGGACGGAGAAGAAGCAGCGCCGCAGATCCAGCGCCGCCCTGATCGCGCTCAACGTCGCCTTCTtccccgtgctgctggccctggtggccGTGTCAGCGCTGCTTTCCTCGCCCCTGCTGCCTCTCTTCACCCTGCCCGTGTTCCTGGTGGGATTCCCGCGGCCTCTGCGGAGCTGGCCGGGCCCCGTGGGCGGCAGTGCCTGCGTGTGCTCCGACACCGTGTACTACCGGCAGCTGGTGCCCGGCCTGGCCGCAGCGCTGCAGTCCGCGCTGGCAGCTGGAGGCCTGG GTCTCTCTCTGCCTGGGTCGCATTATTTGTGCCGCTTTCAGGACAGGCTGATGTGGATCTTGGTGCTGGAAAAAGGTTTCACATACTGTGGTGTTAACATTAAG GGGCTGGAACTGCAGGAAACATCCTGCCATGCTGCTGAAGCTCACAGGGTGGATGAAATTTTTGAAATGGCCTTTGAACATCAGGAGCACACAAGGATTCTGTCTCCCAATCCCCATTTTGGCCACATCCTGACTCCCTGTACTGTTGTTCCTGTGCGGCTGTATTCTGATGCCAGGAATGTGCTCTCTGGAATAATTGATTCCCATGAGCATTTAAAGCACCTGAAAGATGATTTTGTTAAAGTGCTTGTATGGATGCTTGTCCAGTATTGTTATAAAAAATCAAAGACATGGGAAAGCCCAGGCAGTGCCAACAAGAGCAAACAAGGATCATTTCCAGAAAATCAGCGTGGTGGTGCAGTGAAAGGATCCAGAGCTCTGAGGGAAGAAGACAGCTTTAGTGTTGATACAGTGGAGGGCTGGACTGATGATAGTGACATTTTTGATTTTGAActcagcagcagaacaagagacagaaaagaacCTGAGCAGTTGGGACTGACACCAAAAGTGCACCTGTCTATTCCAGGGTCTGTAGAAACACAGAGCCAAGATTTCATACCAGAAATGTTACCAGAAGATAAATTAAACAGGACTGTAGTGCTTGGGCTGCCTGCTGTGGACAAAGGGAAACAGCCAGAAGTGTTACCTCGTGTAGAATTTAGTTGCTCTtactcagagctgctgagcatccctgaagAATGGAGAACAGCACCAGTGCCTTCTTCCAAAGTCAGTGAAATGAGGCAGAGGTTTCCAGAGGAATGGTATCACTTTGTTCTGAGCCAACTGGACTTTTTTCATCTGAAAGAGAAGCCTTCCAGCTTACTCACAGACCTTATGAAAGATAAAGCTTTGAAAGACCTGTACATCCACGGGGTGCTGTCGTGTTGCTTTGGTCTGTTTGGGCTGGACAACGCCGTGCCTGCCCCTCGCCACGTGTTCAGGGCATACACTGGGGGCATCCCCTGGTCTGCTGGCTTGGACTGGCTGACAGGCAAACCAGAGCTCTTCCAGCTGGCATTGAAAGCATTCag ATACACCTTTAAACTTATGCTGGACAAAGCCAGCCTGGGCCCAGTAGAGAACTTCAAAGAGCTGGTGAATTACCTGGAGGAATACGAAAGCGACTGGTACATTGGGCTGGTGTCAGACCTGGAGTGGCAGCAAGCAGTTCTGCAGGAGAAGCCATACCTGTTCTCACTGGGGCATGACCCAAGCATG GGGATTTACACAGGGCGAGTGctcaccctgcaggagctgttggtCCAGGTGGGAAAGCTCAATGCTGAAGCTGTGAGAGGCCAATGGGCCAACctgtcctgggagctgctctaCGCCACCAACGATGATGAGGAGCGCTACAGCATCCAGGCACACCCGGCCCTGCTGCGCAACCTGACCGTGCAGGCAGCTGACCCTCCCCTGGGCTACCCCGTGTactcctcacagctcctgcagctgcctctctTCTAG